The following proteins are co-located in the Candida dubliniensis CD36 chromosome 3, complete sequence genome:
- a CDS encoding ribosomal RNA-processing protein, putative (Similar to S. cerevisiae RRP1;~In S. cerevisiae: essential evolutionarily conserved nucleolar protein necessary for biogenesis of 60S ribosomal subunits and processing of pre-rRNAs to mature rRNAs, associated with several distinct 66S pre-ribosomal particles) encodes MSQTSSFVKKLASNDKPTRDSALESLQNFLGSKKDLSLLDLKKIWKGLYFSMWYCDRSKAQERLAENLGKLYSETVSVSLFPQFVLAFFDIISIEWPNIDQWRVDKYYLLIRRILRHNFKFLKQNNWDDKLVENWVNVLHQSVLSGEKNVSMGLPYHLCDIFIDELELVMFEDIQEEIDDLDNDASLEDKTKLLGKKIDIVSEVPVLKLLEPFQKLNKSAQLKTLREKCAEEVLNDERLKDWGVIEEDDDSDSSDNEDSGDDNDEDEWKGF; translated from the coding sequence atgtCACAAACCTCAAGCTTTGTCAAAAAACTAGCATCCAATGACAAGCCTACAAGAGATTCTGCATTGGAATCATTACAGAACTTTCTCGGTTCTAAGAAAGATTTATCGTTATTggatttaaagaaaatctGGAAAggattatatttttcaatgtgGTATTGTGATCGATCGAAAGCACAAGAACGGTTAGCTGAGAATTTGGGCAAATTATATAGTGAAACTGTTAGTGTTCTGTTATTTCCTCAATTTGTGTTGGcattttttgatattataAGTATTGAATGGCCTAATATTGATCAATGGAGAGTAgacaaatattatttattaataagaagaattttaagacataatttcaaattcttgaaacaaaataattggGATGACAAACTTGTGGAAAATTGGGTCAATGTATTACATCAAAGTGTATTAAGTGGTGAAAAGAATGTTAGTATGGGATTACCCTATCATTTGTGTGACATATTTATAgatgaattggaattggtCATGTTTGAAGATattcaagaagaaatcGATGATTTGGATAATGATGCCAGTTTAGAAGATAAAACCAAACTACTtggtaaaaaaattgatattgtaTCAGAAGTTCCCGTGTTGAAACTACTCGAGCCATTTCAAAAGTTGAATAAACTGGcacaattgaaaacattgaGAGAGAAATGTGCAGAAGAAGTCTTGAATGATGAAAGATTGAAAGACTGGGGTGTgattgaagaagatgatgatagtGATAGTAGTGATAACGAAGATTCaggtgatgataatgacGAAGATGAATGGAAAGGGTTTTAG
- a CDS encoding pre-mRNA-splicing factor, putative (Similar to S. cerevisiae SLU7;~In S. cerevisiae: RNA splicing factor, required for ATP-independent portion of 2nd catalytic step of spliceosomal RNA splicing) gives MPKYHPNKNELNPYIPRYILETPRYQQDITNKSSEQQEQHTHDQTTTTHDPLAHQRKTGEIIDNSVAQSGTGIKDEFKGTIRVEENETYDSKRDRWYGYSTEEWLTHLKNWNEKKQPRKNQSTPDNDDSDDTDYELELIELELDQKDMNKNIKKDPMEKMLRDRQDIPAYIYNITSNPNNKIRIEYDPKSRLAKDSAKGFLNKRNQFVKKLTGDGDKLMKLQKMAQALDNEQEKDRKLAKLKQEFYGEEKPKTIPQTDLSLSLEASPTLMMLKSKQLQNEKMTKTLQSKQEVMEKYHALTESDSNESKKKTGHLEDQLFLNHKYIYGSYYENGKWGYKCCKQFDKNSRCTATD, from the coding sequence ATGCCAAAGTATCATCCAAACAAAAACGAACTAAACCCATATATTCCTCGATATATATTAGAAACACCAAGATATCAACAAGATATAACTAACAAATCTTCTGAACAACAAGAGCAACATACTCACGATCAAACCACAACCACCCATGATCCATTAGCCCATCAACGGAAAACGGGGGAAATCATCGATAATAGTGTAGCCCAATCAGGAACTGGTATTAAAGATGAATTCAAGGGCACAATAAGAgtagaagaaaatgaaaccTATGATAGTAAACGAGATCGATGGTATGGATATTCTACAGAGGAATGGTTAACccatttgaaaaattggaatgAAAAAAAGCAACCTcgaaaaaatcaatcaacaccagataatgatgattctgATGATACTGATTATGAATtggaattaattgaattagaattgGATCAAAAAGATATGAATAAAAACATTAAAAAAGATCCCATGGAGAAAATGCTTAGAGATAGACAAGATATACCAgcatatatttataatatcaCTTCTAACCccaacaataaaataagaATTGAATACGATCCTAAATCTAGATTAGCCAAAGATTCTGCAAAAGGGTTTTTAAACAAGAGGaatcaatttgttaaaaaattaactggtgatggtgataaGTTGATGAAACTACAGAAAATGGCACAAGCTCTTGAtaatgaacaagaaaaggATCGGAAATTGGctaaattaaaacaagaattttaTGGTGAAGAAAAACCGAAAACTATACCACAAACTGATTTGAGTCTAAGTCTCGAAGCAAGTCCTACATTAATGATgttgaaatcaaaacaattgcaaaatgaaaaaatgacaaaaaCATTGCAAAGCAAGCAAGAGGTTATGGAAAAGTATCATGCATTGACAGAATCAGATAGTAATGAactgaaaaagaaaacggGACACCTTGAAgatcaattgtttttaaaTCACAAATATATTTATGGCAGTTACTATGAAAATGGTAAATGGGGGTATAAATGTTGtaaacaatttgataaaaattcACGCTGTACAGCTACTGATTGA
- a CDS encoding protein transport protein, putative (Similar to S. cerevisiae SSS1;~In S. cerevisiae: subunit of the Sec61p translocation complex that forms a channel for passage of secretory proteins through the endoplasmic reticulum membrane, and of the Ssh1p complex) has protein sequence MAAEGLEKLTEIPVEFFKDGSAFVKKCQKPDEKEYLKIIRAVGIGFIMMGVVGYAVKLVHIPIRYLIV, from the coding sequence ATGGCTGCCGAAGGATTAGAAAAATTAACTGAAATTCCTGTTGAATTCTTCAAAGATGGAAGTGCATTTGTTAAGAAATGTCAAAAACCagatgaaaaagaatactTGAAGATTATTAGAGCCGTAGGTATTGGTTTCATTATGATGGGTGTTGTTGGCTATGCCGTTAAATTGGTTCATATTCCAATCAGATACTTGATTGTTTAG
- a CDS encoding uncharacterized mitochondrial protein, putative (Similar to S. cerevisiae AEP2;~In S. cerevisiae: believed to be involved in translation of the mitochondrial OLI1 mRNA; exhibits genetic interaction with the OLI1 mRNA 5'-untranslated leader) — MSGIFRANKHVLTLSKSFRSYSSIAVGVDDISPPANSTESGAASSSATKPSTTLNSSTIQQILKNLPSAKLTESYRLSSILLSDIHTTSSSRDDQIRQELVLLRDQRDYPNLIKILEVWSSKDINGMMKVLGHETVSNYLGEIISFGHLSIFRHYNLTPILNSIKVHSSFDKSRSRRKFTPHDITKSIRNIYSNILYDAKSGEHIYNREKRKDIYASGNLTGYKLSVSDFENLIRLELGNFKVDLASRWFKLFRKYEGGDELYKSKMTPELWKLVFRMEAGGDNKLWIIKPTELSNISYNPLYKRGYVGQHVNFSIQDIQDISIWPDLDLEFHGCMVQHFGYNGEIEILKKYVETIWGINSKGQLSGSKLSKSDRLYPDLKFLSSLFVSLAYNGEFYYAIKYVNNFQKIYDEMDSTQLANKNFWERVFHWANISTSFTEENALKYFLKQSNYTGEGLESLLLQELTNDVDFDYEGYLQFLNKLKVERCDIFNQIWQIIHQEEENFGFSNYIYKLYLNFLKEHIITTEVETEQKYYDYLSILLKKYQLYHVDAKSFTKRSNLGFFPTNDIDKSIRVLYTDALRALIEFKGENLKIGHIEPLINEWSLDNEMRLELEDWVANDRLKYYKEKLETKREQFMNSLRSDDNENESFLDLM, encoded by the coding sequence ATGCTGGGAATATTTAGAGCCAACAAGCATGTGCTAACACTATCCAAATCTTTTCGATCTTATTCTTCCATAGCTGTTGGTGTGGATGATATATCTCCACCTGCCAACTCGACCGAATCGGGAGCGGCCTCCTCCTCCGCAACAAAACCATCAACTACGCTAAACTCATCAActattcaacaaattttaaaaaacttGCCTTCAGCAAAATTAACAGAATCATACAGACTAAGTTCAATTTTACTTTCAGATATTCATACTACTAGTAGTTCGCGTGATGATCAAATTCGTCAAGAATTGGTTTTATTAAGAGACCAACGAGATTATCCCAATTTAATCAAGATTCTCGAAGTCTGGTCTAGTAAGGACATCAATGGGATGATGAAAGTATTGGGTCATGAAACCGTTTCTAATTATTTAGGGGAGATAATTTCGTTTGGACATTTGTCGATATTTAGACACTACAATTTGACTCCAATTTTAAACTCAATTAAAGTTCATTCatcatttgataaatcaagatCTAGACGTAAGTTCACACCTCATGATATCACTAAATCGATTAGAAATATATATAGCAATATTTTATATGACGCCAAAAGTGGGGAACACATTTATAATCgtgaaaaaagaaaagatatTTATGCAAGTGGGAATTTAACTGGGTATAAATTGAGTGTTAGTGATTTTGAGAATTTAATTAGACTTGAATTGGGTAATTTTAAAGTTGATCTTGCGTCTCGGTGGTTTAAACTTTTCAGAAAATATGAAGGGGGCGATGAATTGTACAAACTGAAAATGACGCCTGAATTATGGAAATTGGTTTTCAGAATGGAAGCCGGGGGCGATAACAAATTATGGATTATTAAACCCACggaattatcaaatatctCATATAACCCCTTGTATAAGAGAGGATATGTTGGTCAGCACGTCAATTTTTCCATTCAAGATATACAGGATATTTCAATCTGGCCCGATTTGGATTTAGAATTTCATGGTTGTATGGTGCAGCATTTTGGATACAATGgggaaattgaaattttgaaaaaatatgtGGAAACAATATGGGGTATCAACAGTAAGGGACAATTAAGTGGCTCCAAGCTTTCTAAATCTGATCGTTTGTACCCagatttgaaattcttAAGCAGTTTATTTGTATCATTAGCATATAATGGAGAATTTTATTATGCTATCAAATATGTGAacaatttccaaaaaataTATGACGAGATGGATAGCACTCAACTTGctaataaaaatttctGGGAACGAGTATTCCATTGGGCAAATATATCAACATCATTTACTGAAGAGAATGCATTAAAGTATTTCCTCAAACAAAGTAATTACACTGGAGAAGGCTTGGAGAGTTTATTATTGCAAGAACTTACAAACGATGTTGACTTTGATTATGAAGGTTATTtgcaatttttaaataagCTAAAAGTTGAAAGATGTGatatttttaatcaaatttggcAGATTATTCATcaggaagaagaaaactttggattttcaaattacatttataaattgtatttgaatttcttAAAAGAACATATCATTACTACTGAAGTGGAAACAGAACAGAAATATTACGACTATTTATcgattttattaaaaaaatatcaattgtaTCATGTTGATGCAAAATCTTTCACCAAAAGAAGCAATTTAGGATTCTTTCCTactaatgatattgataaatcgATACGAGTTCTTTATACTGATGCTCTACGAGCATTAATTGAGTTTAAAGGGGAAAATTTGAAGATAGGACATATTGAACCcttaattaatgaatggAGTCTAGATAATGAAATGAGATTGGAATTGGAAGACTGGGTTGCAAATGACAGACTAAAGTATTATAAAGAGAAGTTGGAAACAAAACGTGAACAATTTATGAATAGCTTAAGATCTGATGATAATGAGAATGAGTCGTTCTTGGATTTAATGTGA
- a CDS encoding enoyl-CoA hydratase/isomerase, putative (Similar to S. cerevisiae EHD3;~In S. cerevisiae: believed to play an indirect role in endocytic membrane trafficking), with protein MPFDAKNYSNYEFFTISQIQPGFVHVQYTNPKTLNAFTEKNWRNYGEIFKRLDQESDVQLILVSSGVPRSFSSGLNLKAAMELFASERPRDEGIKHLHEHIVDFQDAIGTPSRINTPTIGVLNGLNLGLALDMSSAYSIRIAVKDAVFSIAEVNIGIAADIGSLQRLPSVVNNKSLLMQHALLGDKFGAEEALKLGFVSCIVDSIDEGVEFAKTLGEKICDAPAWAIKGTKKHIQHILNGGTMEEGLKSIAKYNAVNITDSKMKL; from the coding sequence ATGCCTTTTGATGCTAAAAACTATTCCAATTACGAATTTTTCACCATCTCTCAAATACAGCCTGGATTTGTTCACGTTCAATACACTAACCCCAAAACATTGAATGCCTTtactgaaaaaaattggagaaATTATGGCgaaattttcaaaagatTAGATCAAGAATCTGAtgttcaattaattttggtTTCATCTGGAGTTCCAAgatctttttcttctggattgaatttaaaagCTGCCATGGAATTATTTGCAAGTGAAAGGCCAAGAGATGAAGGCATCAAACATTTACATGAACACATTGTTGATTTCCAAGATGCTATTGGTACCCCATCAAGAATCAATACACCAACAATTGGGGTTTTGAATGGACTTAACCTTGGTTTAGCTCTTGATATGTCTTCTGCTTATAGTATCAGAATTGCCGTCAAAGATGCAGTATTTTCCATTGCTGAAGTCAATATTGGAATTGCTGCAGATATCGGATCTTTACAAAGATTGCCATCTGttgtcaacaacaaatcatTGTTAATGCAACATGCTTTGTTGGGAGATAAATTTGGAGCTGAAGAAGCTTTGAAATTAGGTTTTGTGAGTTGTATTGTTGACTCAATTGACGAAGGTGTTGAATTTGCTAAAACATTAGGTGAAAAGATATGTGATGCACCTGCATGGGCTATTAAAGGTACCAAGAAACACATTCAACATATATTAAATGGTGGTACCATGGAGGAAGGCTTGAAGAGTATTGCTAAATACAATGCTGTGAATATTACTGACagcaaaatgaaattataa